The Nitriliruptor alkaliphilus DSM 45188 genome includes a region encoding these proteins:
- a CDS encoding DnaB-like helicase C-terminal domain-containing protein, which yields MSVSDALGELDRQLRDRAASDVRTVASGFPVLDETLGGGLHVGELLLLGGPPGVGKTIAALQWARNVAKAGHRAVFVCYEHEPTTLLTRLLALEAGEAGGDRSIARTLNEALSDADQAGHGLAEVLGSLPLGDEVRKRVAEYAEDLILVRGSGAHTTLDSLADVLAPHLSADRRTILFVDYLQKIPLHPAPATESEKVTRTVEGLKDLALDAHVPVVLLSAVDAAGMQANRLRMHHLRGSSAIAFESDVVVMMNHKDQAVSKVHLSYDAVRARTFREWVVMSIEKNRGGPNLIDLEFRKDFPHFRFDPEGGIVSETLVDERLDEAAL from the coding sequence GTGAGCGTTTCTGATGCGCTCGGGGAGCTGGACCGACAGCTCCGTGATCGCGCCGCGAGCGACGTCCGCACCGTCGCGAGCGGCTTCCCCGTCCTCGACGAGACGCTCGGAGGCGGCCTGCACGTCGGAGAGTTGCTGCTCCTCGGCGGGCCACCCGGCGTCGGTAAGACCATCGCGGCCCTCCAGTGGGCCCGGAACGTCGCCAAGGCCGGGCACCGGGCGGTCTTCGTCTGCTACGAGCACGAGCCGACCACCTTGCTGACGCGCCTCCTGGCACTCGAGGCTGGCGAGGCCGGGGGCGACCGATCGATCGCGCGGACGCTCAACGAAGCCCTCAGTGACGCCGACCAGGCGGGCCATGGTCTGGCCGAGGTGCTCGGATCGCTGCCGCTCGGCGACGAGGTCCGCAAGCGCGTCGCGGAGTACGCCGAAGACCTCATCCTGGTCCGCGGCAGTGGTGCGCACACCACCCTGGACTCGCTGGCCGATGTCCTCGCACCGCACCTCAGCGCCGACCGGCGGACCATCCTGTTCGTGGACTACCTACAGAAGATCCCGCTCCACCCTGCGCCGGCCACCGAGTCCGAGAAGGTCACACGCACGGTTGAGGGCCTCAAGGACCTCGCGCTGGACGCGCACGTGCCCGTCGTCCTGCTGTCGGCGGTCGATGCCGCCGGCATGCAGGCCAACCGCCTGCGGATGCACCACCTGCGGGGGTCGTCGGCCATCGCGTTCGAGTCCGACGTGGTCGTGATGATGAACCACAAGGATCAGGCGGTCAGCAAGGTCCACCTCAGCTACGACGCCGTCCGTGCCCGCACCTTCCGCGAGTGGGTCGTGATGTCGATCGAGAAGAACCGCGGCGGGCCGAACCTGATCGACCTCGAGTTCCGCAAGGACTTCCCCCACTTCCGCTTCGATCCGGAGGGTGGCATCGTCAGCGAGACGCTCGTCGACGAACGCCTCGACGAGGCCGCTCTCTGA
- a CDS encoding TadE/TadG family type IV pilus assembly protein has translation MRCRLRDERGSNAVEFALVLPILIMIMFGIFYGGLAYDRQLTLTQGAREGARFGATLPTAPTDDFFDDVFDVALGAAGRHVDASGTDFFACVRFVPESGTPTTRTRGTGPPGACTLQGTPPSGPHLQVMVARTASLELVFFRAQPLVRGEAFARYEGPS, from the coding sequence GTGAGATGCCGCCTGCGCGATGAACGAGGCTCGAACGCCGTCGAGTTCGCGCTCGTGCTGCCCATCCTGATCATGATCATGTTCGGGATCTTCTACGGCGGCCTCGCGTACGACCGTCAGTTGACCCTCACGCAAGGTGCCCGCGAGGGCGCACGGTTCGGCGCCACGCTGCCGACCGCGCCGACCGACGACTTCTTCGACGACGTGTTCGACGTCGCGCTCGGCGCTGCGGGCCGTCACGTCGATGCGTCGGGGACCGACTTCTTCGCCTGTGTGCGCTTCGTGCCGGAGTCCGGAACCCCGACGACCCGGACCCGCGGCACCGGGCCCCCCGGCGCTTGCACCCTCCAGGGGACCCCGCCGAGCGGCCCGCACCTCCAGGTCATGGTGGCCAGGACGGCCAGCCTCGAGCTGGTCTTCTTCCGCGCACAGCCGCTGGTCCGCGGTGAGGCGTTCGCCCGCTACGAAGGGCCGAGCTGA
- a CDS encoding Flp family type IVb pilin yields MSNSFARLRGQDGATAVEYGIMVALIAVVIISAVYALGSQLNDDYECVEQYVRETPQNAPTPC; encoded by the coding sequence GTGAGTAACTCGTTCGCACGACTACGTGGTCAGGACGGCGCCACCGCCGTGGAGTACGGGATCATGGTGGCGCTGATCGCCGTCGTGATCATCTCGGCCGTGTACGCGTTGGGGAGCCAACTGAACGACGACTACGAGTGCGTCGAGCAGTACGTGAGGGAGACGCCACAGAACGCACCGACACCCTGCTGA
- a CDS encoding Flp family type IVb pilin, translating into MMFVDYYRAKLELRYAGEEGATAVEYGIMVALIAVVIIAAVYGIGQALKGDFETVEKCLKAPSDTSCV; encoded by the coding sequence ATGATGTTCGTCGACTACTACCGGGCCAAGCTCGAGCTGCGGTACGCCGGTGAGGAGGGGGCCACCGCCGTGGAGTACGGCATCATGGTCGCCCTCATCGCCGTGGTGATCATCGCCGCCGTGTACGGCATCGGCCAGGCGCTCAAGGGCGACTTCGAGACCGTCGAGAAGTGCCTCAAGGCGCCGAGCGACACCAGCTGCGTGTAA
- the cpaB gene encoding Flp pilus assembly protein CpaB: MNRRLIGLLAALVLAGIATFFLVTFVTSADERARSGEELAEVFVAQGDIPAGTVADDAIAQGLIDQDQVPARTIPSGAIGALEQISGQLATGPLFTGEIIVSGRFGDAVAQASGLMEIPEGLHAITVQIGVPEGVAGFIQAGSTVGVVGTAEVPAGAPGFGQGGAIDDDVEGEATPRSEYLVRDATVLAIGQRVVNVETEDGTTGEAVQQSNDVYLVTLAASPEDVEKLVWTTQQGTLWFTLVPDGEETGDTPGRTRVNAFG, encoded by the coding sequence TTGAACCGCAGACTCATCGGCTTGTTGGCCGCGCTCGTGCTGGCCGGCATCGCCACCTTCTTCCTGGTCACGTTCGTCACCTCCGCGGACGAACGTGCCCGCAGCGGTGAGGAACTCGCCGAGGTGTTCGTCGCGCAGGGTGACATCCCGGCGGGCACGGTCGCCGACGATGCCATCGCCCAGGGCCTGATCGATCAGGACCAGGTGCCGGCACGCACGATCCCGTCCGGGGCCATCGGCGCCCTGGAACAGATCTCGGGGCAGCTGGCCACCGGTCCGCTGTTCACCGGCGAGATCATCGTCAGTGGCCGGTTCGGGGACGCGGTCGCCCAGGCGAGCGGGTTGATGGAGATCCCCGAGGGCCTGCACGCCATCACCGTCCAGATCGGGGTCCCCGAGGGGGTCGCCGGCTTCATCCAGGCGGGCAGCACCGTCGGCGTCGTCGGGACCGCCGAGGTGCCTGCCGGTGCGCCGGGGTTCGGGCAGGGTGGCGCGATCGACGACGACGTCGAGGGCGAGGCGACGCCGCGCAGCGAGTACCTGGTCAGGGACGCCACCGTCCTGGCCATCGGGCAGCGGGTCGTCAACGTCGAGACCGAGGACGGAACGACAGGCGAGGCGGTGCAGCAGTCCAACGACGTCTACCTGGTGACGCTGGCGGCATCCCCCGAGGATGTCGAGAAGCTGGTGTGGACCACCCAGCAAGGGACCCTGTGGTTCACGCTCGTTCCCGACGGTGAGGAGACCGGCGACACGCCCGGCCGGACCCGCGTCAACGCCTTCGGCTGA
- a CDS encoding AAA family ATPase, whose protein sequence is MILVIDPIDELAQQVAGVHSTLRVHREADLGAAEGFLSTWAGDVDVIVVGTAVPTDEALDLGRKLDEAYPTISLVLATVDAGSGVYRQAMRAGFSDVLPWDADHDEISEVLLRAATATQRLRAGAVVEEAVETATTMATFSTKGGCGKSFIATNLAVQLAETYPGEVVLVDLDLQAGDVSIMLQLAPERSILEAAEMGEGLDETALAAYLTPASDGKLRVLAAPMHPVHAEEVKPEDVTRVLTLLRRMFKHVVIDGPPSFTEHVLAAFEQVDIVLVVSSLDVPSIKNLRLSVETLQQIGIGRDRMKLVLNRADSKVGLTVREVEKSLGTTIDITLPSSREVPFAVNQGLPIVTTQPKAAVSKALIEGLRIARSEVTGQPAETDSRRRRRRG, encoded by the coding sequence GTGATCCTGGTCATCGATCCGATCGACGAGCTCGCGCAGCAGGTGGCGGGGGTACACAGCACCCTGCGCGTGCACCGCGAAGCCGACCTCGGCGCCGCCGAGGGGTTCCTATCGACGTGGGCAGGTGACGTCGACGTCATCGTGGTCGGAACCGCGGTGCCGACCGACGAGGCGCTCGACCTCGGCCGCAAGCTGGACGAGGCGTACCCAACGATCTCGCTCGTCCTCGCCACCGTGGACGCGGGCAGCGGTGTCTACCGCCAGGCGATGCGTGCGGGGTTCAGCGATGTGCTGCCGTGGGACGCCGACCACGATGAGATCAGCGAGGTGCTCCTGCGCGCGGCCACCGCGACGCAGCGCCTGCGCGCCGGCGCGGTCGTGGAGGAGGCGGTCGAGACCGCCACGACCATGGCGACCTTCTCCACCAAGGGCGGCTGCGGCAAGAGCTTCATCGCCACCAACCTGGCGGTGCAGCTGGCCGAGACCTACCCGGGCGAGGTCGTGCTGGTCGATCTCGACCTGCAGGCCGGCGACGTGTCCATCATGCTGCAGCTCGCGCCCGAGCGCTCCATCCTCGAAGCCGCCGAGATGGGGGAGGGGCTCGACGAGACGGCCCTGGCCGCCTACCTGACGCCCGCCTCCGACGGGAAGCTCCGGGTCCTGGCCGCACCGATGCACCCGGTGCACGCCGAGGAGGTCAAGCCCGAGGACGTCACCCGGGTCCTGACCCTGCTGCGCCGCATGTTCAAGCACGTGGTCATCGACGGCCCGCCGTCGTTCACCGAGCACGTCCTGGCCGCCTTCGAGCAGGTCGACATCGTGCTGGTGGTGTCGTCCCTCGACGTCCCGTCGATCAAGAACCTGCGCCTGTCGGTCGAGACCCTGCAGCAGATCGGCATCGGCCGCGACCGCATGAAGCTCGTGCTCAACCGCGCCGATTCCAAGGTCGGGCTGACCGTGCGCGAGGTCGAGAAGTCGCTCGGCACCACCATCGACATCACGCTCCCCTCGTCTCGCGAGGTGCCGTTCGCGGTGAACCAGGGGCTGCCGATCGTCACCACCCAGCCGAAGGCAGCGGTGTCCAAGGCCCTGATCGAGGGGCTGCGCATCGCGCGTTCCGAGGTGACGGGGCAGCCCGCCGAGACGGACTCGCGACGGCGGCGACGGCGCGGCTGA
- a CDS encoding ATPase, T2SS/T4P/T4SS family, which produces MGLQERISRTKAGTGASAHAPSVAPPPPTGPPIGAGPPNRSAPPATLDQPGAVTEAQQAATQRELDRNTELRRRIQAGLVRKLGPELYNDDLDQAELERRIRDELREALEGETTPLSNAGRQKLVAETLDDVLGNGPIEPFLRDPTVTEVMVNAWNAVFIERDGKLIETDTHFLDDGHVRRTIEKIVGRVGRRIDESQPYVDARLPDGSRVNAIIPPVAVDGPSLTVRKFAADPYTMDDLVGFGSISAQAATFLEKAVEGRINIVVSGGTGAGKTTTLNAVSAYIPFTERLVTIEDAAELKLQRPHIVRLEYRPPNIEGRGEVSIRDLVRNALRMRPDRIVVGEVRGGEALDMLQAMNTGHDGSITTVHANSPRDVLARLETMVLMAGVDLPVRAIREQVASGIQLIVHQMRLRDGTRRITHISEIVGMEGDIITLQDLYLFDYEAGVDEHGRFRGGLKPTGIRPHVTKRLHELGIELPAPLFDPSPVGAF; this is translated from the coding sequence ATGGGTCTACAGGAACGCATCAGCCGCACGAAGGCAGGCACGGGCGCCTCGGCGCACGCTCCGTCGGTGGCGCCACCGCCACCGACGGGGCCACCGATCGGCGCCGGGCCTCCGAACAGGAGTGCGCCGCCAGCCACCCTCGACCAGCCCGGCGCGGTGACCGAGGCCCAGCAGGCCGCCACCCAACGTGAGCTGGACCGCAACACCGAGCTGCGTCGTCGCATCCAGGCCGGCCTCGTGCGCAAGCTCGGCCCCGAGCTGTACAACGATGACCTCGACCAGGCCGAGCTCGAACGGCGCATCCGCGACGAGCTGCGCGAGGCCCTCGAGGGCGAGACCACACCGCTGTCCAACGCCGGCCGCCAGAAGCTGGTCGCCGAGACCCTCGACGACGTGCTCGGCAACGGACCGATCGAACCGTTCCTGCGCGACCCGACCGTCACGGAAGTGATGGTCAATGCCTGGAACGCGGTCTTCATCGAACGCGACGGCAAGCTGATCGAGACCGACACCCACTTCCTCGACGACGGCCACGTCCGCCGCACCATCGAGAAGATCGTCGGACGGGTCGGACGCCGGATCGACGAGTCCCAGCCGTACGTCGACGCCCGTCTGCCCGACGGGTCGCGTGTGAACGCCATCATCCCGCCGGTCGCCGTGGACGGTCCGTCGCTGACGGTCCGCAAGTTCGCCGCCGACCCGTACACGATGGACGACCTGGTCGGGTTCGGATCGATCAGCGCCCAGGCCGCCACGTTCCTGGAGAAGGCGGTCGAGGGCCGGATCAACATCGTGGTCTCGGGCGGCACGGGCGCCGGCAAGACCACGACCCTCAACGCCGTCTCGGCCTACATTCCGTTCACCGAGCGGCTGGTGACGATCGAGGATGCCGCCGAGCTCAAGCTCCAACGGCCGCACATCGTCCGCCTCGAGTACCGCCCGCCGAACATCGAAGGGCGCGGTGAGGTCAGCATCCGCGACCTCGTGCGCAACGCCCTGCGCATGCGGCCCGATCGCATCGTGGTCGGCGAGGTCCGCGGTGGTGAGGCGCTCGACATGTTGCAGGCGATGAACACCGGTCACGACGGGTCGATCACCACCGTGCACGCCAACTCGCCGCGGGACGTGCTGGCCCGCCTCGAGACCATGGTGCTGATGGCCGGTGTCGACCTGCCCGTCCGGGCCATCCGCGAGCAGGTCGCGTCCGGCATCCAGCTGATCGTGCACCAGATGCGCCTGCGCGACGGCACGCGTCGGATCACCCACATCTCCGAGATCGTCGGGATGGAGGGCGACATCATCACCCTCCAGGACCTGTACCTGTTCGACTACGAGGCAGGCGTCGACGAGCACGGCCGCTTCCGCGGCGGCCTGAAGCCCACCGGGATCCGTCCGCACGTGACCAAGCGCCTGCACGAGCTCGGCATCGAGCTGCCCGCGCCGCTGTTCGACCCGTCACCGGTTGGAGCGTTCTGA
- a CDS encoding type II secretion system F family protein translates to MQAAPRPSGRSWLALAFAIVISAILVFGGGLGVALGQEALSVVVRDTVVNTDGTTEIVVNVTGSAKPDVLDADAFEVTEQGEAVAYLTVEPLLEESGRSQVILVGLVIDVSGSMLGEPMAETIRGAVDLVEELTAQGIEIQLVSFASEVDVLGRPTADGAALAERIEALEARGETALYDAVAVSAQRLAEFSTPDTQLNMVVFSDGGDTVSDTGIDEAIAAASDAGVPVTLVALETAELDPEAIDAIAAGTGGRVVTAADTTQIDAAFAQVASDLASQYVLRYSSDLVDPETLELTVTVRAGEASQQLSYSVLNLREGAPPPPAAPNVITVPESSPLASTQALMVGGGAAFLAMLLLGGLLFTGQRTKADRVLGDQLAQYLEGTGSRHVARSGRIAVHLRERAMEMIEAAPRPVGLDEKLTVRLEQAAWPMRNGEFLLLIVLSAIAPAALASVLFNPLGGLLLGLLTGAIPLAVLENRRSKRQDRFLKALPDTLQLMAGSLRAGYGVMQAIDTVAKESSGPTAEEFTRVLTEARLGMPVEDALEALAERIDNEDLRWVVLAINIQREVGGNLAELLDVVAAVLREREMLRRQIKVLSAEGKLSAIILILLPVFLTVYLVLMRPEYVGILVTNGLIGYAMIIGAVVLMAGGVFWIRNLIRIEV, encoded by the coding sequence ATGCAGGCCGCGCCCCGTCCCAGTGGTAGGTCGTGGTTGGCGTTGGCCTTCGCGATCGTCATCTCCGCGATCCTGGTGTTCGGCGGGGGCCTCGGCGTGGCGCTCGGTCAGGAAGCGCTGTCGGTCGTGGTCCGCGACACCGTGGTCAACACCGACGGGACCACCGAGATCGTCGTCAACGTCACGGGCTCGGCCAAGCCCGACGTCCTCGACGCCGATGCGTTCGAGGTCACTGAGCAGGGCGAAGCGGTCGCCTACCTGACGGTCGAGCCGCTGCTCGAGGAGTCGGGTCGCAGCCAGGTCATCCTCGTCGGCCTCGTCATCGACGTCAGCGGTTCCATGCTCGGCGAACCGATGGCCGAGACGATCCGCGGTGCGGTCGACCTGGTCGAGGAGCTGACCGCCCAAGGCATCGAGATCCAGCTCGTCAGCTTCGCGTCCGAGGTCGACGTCCTCGGACGGCCAACGGCTGACGGGGCCGCGTTGGCCGAGCGGATCGAGGCGTTGGAGGCCCGGGGCGAGACCGCGCTCTACGACGCCGTCGCCGTGTCCGCGCAGCGGCTCGCCGAGTTCTCGACACCCGACACCCAGCTCAACATGGTGGTCTTCTCCGACGGTGGCGACACCGTCAGTGACACCGGGATCGATGAGGCGATCGCTGCCGCCAGCGACGCCGGCGTCCCGGTCACGCTCGTGGCGCTGGAAACGGCGGAGCTGGACCCTGAGGCCATCGACGCGATCGCTGCCGGCACCGGCGGCCGGGTGGTCACCGCAGCGGACACCACGCAGATCGACGCGGCCTTCGCCCAGGTGGCCAGCGACCTCGCGTCGCAGTACGTGCTGCGTTACAGCTCGGACCTGGTAGACCCGGAGACACTCGAGCTGACCGTGACCGTGCGTGCCGGGGAAGCCAGCCAGCAGCTGAGCTACTCGGTCCTCAACCTCCGCGAGGGCGCGCCGCCACCCCCCGCGGCGCCGAACGTCATCACTGTGCCGGAGTCGAGTCCTCTCGCGAGCACACAGGCGCTGATGGTGGGTGGCGGGGCGGCCTTCCTGGCGATGCTGCTGCTCGGCGGGCTGCTGTTCACCGGCCAGCGGACCAAGGCCGACCGGGTCCTCGGCGACCAGCTCGCCCAGTACCTCGAGGGCACCGGCAGCCGCCACGTCGCGCGGTCGGGTCGCATCGCGGTGCACCTGCGCGAACGGGCCATGGAGATGATCGAGGCGGCGCCGCGGCCCGTCGGGCTCGACGAGAAGCTCACCGTGCGGCTCGAGCAGGCTGCCTGGCCGATGCGCAACGGCGAGTTCCTCCTGCTCATCGTCCTGTCGGCCATCGCACCGGCGGCGCTGGCGAGCGTCCTGTTCAACCCGCTCGGGGGTCTCCTGCTCGGCCTGCTGACCGGGGCGATCCCGTTGGCCGTGCTGGAGAACCGTCGGAGCAAGCGGCAGGACCGCTTCCTCAAGGCGCTGCCCGACACCCTCCAGCTGATGGCCGGGTCGCTACGCGCCGGCTACGGCGTGATGCAAGCCATCGACACCGTCGCCAAGGAGTCCTCCGGCCCGACCGCCGAGGAGTTCACCCGGGTGCTGACCGAGGCTCGCCTCGGTATGCCGGTCGAGGACGCGTTGGAGGCCCTGGCCGAGCGCATCGACAACGAGGACCTTCGCTGGGTGGTCCTGGCCATCAACATCCAACGCGAGGTCGGCGGCAACCTGGCCGAGCTTCTCGACGTCGTCGCGGCGGTGCTCCGCGAACGCGAGATGCTGCGCCGACAGATCAAGGTCCTGTCCGCGGAGGGCAAGCTGTCGGCCATCATCCTGATCCTGCTGCCGGTCTTCCTGACCGTCTACCTCGTGCTCATGCGGCCCGAGTACGTCGGGATCCTGGTGACCAACGGGCTCATCGGGTACGCGATGATCATCGGGGCGGTCGTCCTGATGGCCGGTGGCGTGTTCTGGATCCGCAACCTGATCCGCATCGAGGTGTGA